A stretch of Acidobacteriota bacterium DNA encodes these proteins:
- a CDS encoding FKBP-type peptidyl-prolyl cis-trans isomerase gives MAHMMRRMCAVLILAAALVGCGGGSAEFAIPSDAQKTASGISWKSIKAGTGTDHPNAKSVVLVHYTGWNMDGEQFDSSVDRGEPVEYPLNGFIPGWVEGIQLMVKGEKRRFWIPAKLAYEGFPEKPQGMLVFDVELLDFK, from the coding sequence ATGGCACACATGATGCGCAGAATGTGTGCTGTTCTGATCCTGGCCGCCGCACTCGTTGGCTGTGGCGGTGGTAGTGCCGAATTCGCGATTCCCTCTGATGCGCAGAAAACTGCGTCGGGCATTTCGTGGAAGTCAATCAAGGCCGGCACCGGCACGGATCACCCCAACGCCAAGTCTGTTGTCCTCGTCCACTACACGGGATGGAACATGGACGGTGAACAGTTCGACAGTTCCGTGGACCGCGGCGAACCCGTGGAGTACCCCTTGAACGGATTCATTCCCGGCTGGGTCGAGGGCATACAACTGATGGTCAAGGGCGAGAAGCGGCGCTTCTGGATTCCCGCCAAACTCGCGTACGAAGGCTTTCCCGAAAAGCCGCAGGGCATGCTCGTGTTCGACGTCGAGTTGCTCGACTTCAAGTAG
- a CDS encoding alpha/beta fold hydrolase: MEMTPKYAHLLDRTVRYHEAGSGRAVILIHAFPLSADQWLPQLHRVLPGWRLIAPDVRGFRGIGQAYQDVGLDTATMATHAADVLGLMNHLDLDRAVVGGLSMGGYITLAVAKVAGRRLDGLVLADTKATADTEAGRAARDAMIALVTEKGPEAVADAMMPKLIGETTNREQPELGDALKTLILRNTTQAIASAVRAMKLREDATTWLAAITCPTLVICGAEDVLTPPADSEALAAGIPGAELVVIPGAGHLSNLESPMKFTESLHRFLGRIS; encoded by the coding sequence ATGGAAATGACTCCCAAGTACGCGCATCTGCTCGACCGCACAGTTCGTTATCACGAGGCCGGAAGTGGACGCGCGGTCATCCTGATCCACGCGTTTCCCCTGAGCGCCGACCAGTGGCTGCCGCAACTACATCGCGTGTTGCCAGGGTGGCGCCTGATTGCACCCGACGTGCGCGGCTTCAGGGGGATCGGACAGGCCTACCAGGACGTGGGCCTCGACACCGCCACGATGGCGACGCATGCGGCCGACGTGTTGGGTCTGATGAACCACCTGGATCTCGACCGCGCCGTAGTCGGCGGGCTGTCGATGGGGGGATACATCACGCTGGCGGTGGCGAAGGTCGCGGGCCGGCGACTGGATGGACTTGTGCTGGCCGACACCAAGGCCACAGCCGACACTGAGGCCGGTCGGGCCGCGCGTGACGCGATGATTGCGCTCGTCACCGAGAAGGGACCCGAAGCCGTGGCAGATGCCATGATGCCGAAGTTGATCGGCGAGACGACCAATCGCGAACAGCCTGAGCTTGGCGACGCGCTCAAGACGCTGATCCTGCGCAACACTACCCAGGCCATTGCGTCCGCCGTGCGTGCGATGAAACTCCGGGAGGACGCGACTACCTGGCTGGCCGCGATCACCTGCCCCACGCTGGTCATCTGCGGCGCCGAGGACGTGTTGACGCCGCCGGCAGACAGCGAGGCTCTGGCGGCCGGCATCCCAGGCGCCGAACTTGTGGTGATTCCCGGCGCCGGGCATCTGTCGAATCTTGAATCGCCGATGAAGTTCACGGAAAGCCTCCACCGGTTCCTCGGCCGGATATCATAG
- a CDS encoding SDR family oxidoreductase, with translation MDLQLRDKVAIVTGSSKGLGLASATALVEEGARVTICARGDAALQTAAVNLRALAGRDDAVLAVNADVSTADGAAAVVAQTVEAFGRLDILVNNVGKAGGTDIVSTTDDDWTSALDQTLFPAIRLSREAVPHMRRTGAGVILMIASIWGRESGGRMTYNAVKAAQISLAKAMAQQLAKDNIRVNSVAPGSISFEGGTWWKRQRDEPETIAAFIKSELPFGRFGRAEEVGALVAFLASPRASWVSGACVTVDGCQSRSNI, from the coding sequence ATGGACCTGCAATTGCGCGACAAAGTCGCGATCGTTACCGGCTCGAGCAAGGGACTTGGGCTTGCGTCTGCCACGGCGTTGGTCGAAGAAGGTGCGCGGGTGACAATTTGCGCGCGCGGCGACGCCGCGTTGCAGACGGCAGCCGTCAACCTGCGCGCGCTGGCAGGTCGCGACGACGCCGTGCTGGCCGTGAATGCGGATGTGTCTACGGCCGACGGCGCTGCGGCAGTTGTGGCGCAGACGGTGGAGGCGTTCGGCCGACTCGACATTCTGGTCAACAACGTCGGCAAGGCCGGAGGCACCGACATCGTATCGACCACAGACGATGACTGGACGAGCGCGCTCGACCAGACGCTGTTCCCTGCGATTCGCCTCTCGCGTGAAGCGGTGCCGCACATGCGGCGTACGGGCGCGGGCGTCATTCTGATGATCGCGTCGATCTGGGGGCGCGAGTCGGGTGGACGGATGACCTACAACGCCGTCAAGGCCGCGCAGATCAGCCTCGCCAAAGCGATGGCGCAACAACTGGCCAAAGACAACATCCGCGTGAACAGCGTGGCGCCCGGATCAATTTCGTTTGAGGGTGGCACGTGGTGGAAACGCCAGCGCGACGAGCCAGAGACGATCGCCGCGTTCATCAAGAGCGAGTTGCCATTCGGCCGGTTTGGACGCGCCGAAGAAGTGGGGGCGCTCGTGGCGTTCCTCGCATCGCCGCGCGCAAGTTGGGTATCCGGGGCTTGCGTCACCGTGGACGGATGCCAGTCACGTTCGAATATTTGA
- a CDS encoding sodium:alanine symporter family protein, translated as MADAIQGLADLLFMPYIVAILLGTGLFLTIRFNVVQVRRIREAFRAMVTRQVGTGVGALSPFQAFMTALAASIGTGNIAGVAAAIISGGPGALFWIWVYGFLATSIKFSEAVLGVKFREQVGDEVRTGPMYYLRDGLKSPSLAWIYALVAGVAALTTTPFTQPNSIAVAMGHVFPSGDIVLPMLGTVSRTAFFTGLVLAVMTWAVIIGGIKSIGKAVEKLSPLKVGLYLLGGSVVIITFIDRLPYVLSMVVDEAFTMRSAMGFGIFTAMRYGIARGIYANEAGYGTAAVAYGTARSDRPSQQGLQAVMEVFIVSFVTGTISAMAILLSGVAETSIAARAAGGEFLTSTAAVASAFNMAIPEVGGWVVAVCAFLFGYTTLIGWAYYGEQFLEYILGRAVTMPYRYIYCLLIPFGAVMRPELVWAWGDLMNGLQVFPNIIGLIGLSGVAAVYARGKT; from the coding sequence ATGGCTGACGCGATTCAGGGGCTTGCCGATCTTCTCTTCATGCCGTACATCGTCGCCATCCTGTTGGGGACGGGGCTGTTCCTGACGATACGGTTCAACGTGGTGCAGGTGCGACGCATTCGCGAAGCGTTCCGAGCCATGGTGACCCGGCAGGTGGGCACCGGCGTGGGGGCGTTGTCGCCATTCCAGGCATTCATGACGGCGCTGGCGGCGTCGATCGGCACGGGCAACATCGCGGGGGTTGCCGCGGCGATCATCTCGGGCGGTCCCGGAGCGTTGTTCTGGATCTGGGTCTACGGCTTCCTCGCGACATCCATTAAATTTTCAGAGGCCGTGCTCGGTGTGAAGTTTCGCGAGCAGGTGGGCGACGAGGTGCGAACCGGTCCGATGTACTACCTGCGTGATGGGTTGAAGTCGCCATCGCTCGCGTGGATCTACGCGCTGGTCGCAGGCGTGGCGGCATTGACGACGACGCCGTTCACGCAGCCGAATTCAATTGCGGTGGCGATGGGGCATGTGTTCCCGAGTGGAGACATCGTGTTGCCGATGCTGGGCACGGTGAGTCGCACCGCGTTTTTCACGGGACTCGTGCTCGCGGTGATGACGTGGGCGGTGATCATCGGCGGCATCAAGTCGATCGGCAAGGCAGTGGAGAAGTTGTCGCCGCTGAAGGTCGGGCTGTACCTGCTCGGTGGGTCCGTGGTGATCATCACGTTTATCGATCGGTTGCCGTACGTGTTGTCGATGGTGGTGGACGAGGCGTTCACGATGCGATCGGCGATGGGCTTCGGGATCTTCACGGCCATGCGCTACGGCATCGCGCGTGGCATCTATGCGAATGAGGCCGGGTATGGCACGGCGGCCGTGGCGTACGGCACGGCGAGGTCGGACCGTCCGTCGCAGCAGGGGCTGCAGGCGGTGATGGAAGTGTTCATCGTGTCGTTTGTCACCGGCACGATCAGCGCGATGGCGATTCTGCTTTCCGGTGTGGCCGAGACGTCCATTGCGGCGCGTGCGGCCGGCGGCGAGTTCCTGACGAGCACGGCCGCGGTGGCCAGCGCGTTCAACATGGCGATTCCCGAGGTGGGTGGCTGGGTCGTCGCGGTGTGCGCTTTCCTGTTCGGCTATACGACGCTGATTGGGTGGGCCTACTACGGCGAGCAGTTCCTGGAGTACATCCTTGGCCGCGCGGTGACCATGCCGTATCGGTACATCTACTGCCTGTTGATTCCGTTCGGCGCGGTGATGCGGCCCGAGCTGGTGTGGGCGTGGGGCGACCTGATGAACGGCCTGCAGGTGTTCCCGAACATCATCGGCCTCATCGGCCTGAGCGGCGTCGCCGCCGTTTACGCCCGCGGCAAGACGTAG